The following is a genomic window from Pseudophryne corroboree isolate aPseCor3 chromosome 3, aPseCor3.hap2, whole genome shotgun sequence.
AGTCCCCACAATCACAGGGGGTCCATTTCTTTCTCCCTGAATTTCAGGACATATAAGAGCAATAAAAGGTACTTTTAAAGACTCTTCGGATGTTTTCTTATCAAATTCAAGGGTTACTTGTACATAACCCAAGTAGGGATATTTTTCAACACTTAATCCCCAGATAACTAGCCCACTGAGGGGTTGTATgggtacatttgatatatgattattgtaCCATGTTTCAAAAATTATAGACACCTGGGATCCACTATCTAAAAGTACCTTACAATTATTCCCATTAATAGAtgcaggaactatgggggtaggcCCCAATAACCCCTCTGGCACTTTCCCGttccaccaggaattccccattGCACAGTAGCTGACTTCTAGGGGGACTGTGTGGGGTTCACAGTCCTCCCCTGTTCGTTTCCCTGCCCCGTAGAATTTCCTCGAGGTGCGTTATAATTGGTTACAGGAGTTCTTGAAGATGATCCATCAGTATTAGCATTACATTCATAGGCTCTGTGTCCCAttctaccacatctaaaacatcctcTTCCTCTATTGTTGTAAGAATTTCCCCTTCCAATACCTCGATCGGATGAATTGTTATTACTCCTCTGAGAAGAATTTCCTGAGTTTCGGCTACTTTGAGAGGATATAAATTGCTCTATTTTCTTATTTTGCTCCTCTATCATTTTAACTATTTTATCTTCTAAAGGATTTATTTCTACAGAGGGTTGAACAACTTTAactttttttatggtttttttctcTCATTTCAATTAGTACTTCTTCCTGCTTTATTTCTTTTAACAATTCATTAAAAGTAAGAGTAGGTTCCCTTGTTCCTGAGCATCTAAATTTCTGGGCCACAGAATCAGTTGTCAATGCTCCCCTCAGTAACTGTTTCATTCTACTTCTATCCACTTCATCCCGTGTAATTCCACCTTTTTCTACTATCTTGTATAAAAGTTTGTCCAATCTTATTAAGTACGTACTTAACTTTTCTCCAGGTTCCTGAAACGTATGATGTAATCTAGATGTTAAATCCCTTACATCTTCTAACGTACCATAGGCATAATCTAGAGCCTCGAAATACGTCTCAAGAGTAGCTTGAGGATTACTTCGTCTAGCTGCCTGTATTATTCCCATGGCAGGTCCCCTTAGACTTTCAACCACTCTTTGTCTTTTTATTTGATCAGGGCATTGCCATTCCTCAGCTTGCTGAACAGCAGCTTCCTTCCACGATTCGTACGTTTCTTCACCCAGTGGTACAGGCACCGTCCCCGAAAATATTCGTAATCTCCTGTAGCTCCCTTCATAGTGCCAGCGTTCTAACTGGGTAACTACTCTATCTACCATCGTCTCAAACTGTGACCCATCTACATTTGCACCATTTCCTTGTGTATTACTATGTGCATTTTCCCTTTCAGGAGTATCCCTAGAAGTGGATATATGTGCATTACTAGCTTCCTCATCTTTCCTCTTAGGCCAGAtaatataccacctcctcccaattTCCTCATTTGCCATTATCATTATTGGTATCATACATGGGTCTAGTTCCCTTTCAGTCTCTATTAATATGGCTATTTCCTCTCTCCATTTATCCACAATTTTAGGTCTTTTGACCCCATATAATTTGTCTATAATTGTTCTTATGACTTCTTCATCTGAAAATTCAGAGAAATTCCCTCCTATTGCTATACATTTTTTTGGATTTTTCTCTTTTTGCATACACCAAGTGTATATATCCTCTCCTGTtaaattttccatttttttttaaaagatcgtAATCTCAGCAGcaatgcctccaaatgtaacccccttTTACCGCTCTAACTATAGGTGCTAAATCTCTCACCAAAGGGATGGTTACTCTATCTagtaatgtgcctccacccaagctattgatTGATAACAGGCTGCCTGGGATGCCTGAATTCTgttagtatgtaaattatagtgaTTATGTTATCTATAGATGAATGTCAATTAATACATATTACTCATGTACCTGTTCTTTTCTTCCAGTTCTTCAATCAACGTCCAGCGACAGCAGATGGTaagtataatatttttaataaaagataacacatcccacacacatatatatgtatattcaaatATATTGTTTCCTAGCTACCCCACCTTCCTATACAATTtaattgcatgcaatacaaaaaaaactatATGGTTTAAACCTCAAtaaatgagtgacccgggtactcttaatgcaATAGATAGTGCACTATTAGGGCCCATAAAATTCACAAAAGTAATAACAATTTAACATTACACAGAAATAATAACATTTTCCTTTAGTGGCTTTCAATATGTTGATGAATTGTTCAGCTCAAGGTAGAATGTTACTGTTGCAATTTCTGTTCTGTAGAATGTCATTTATGTATCCTTTTCTCTAGTTAAATAGAAAGTATCTATTCCTTCAAGTTGGCTATCTCTTTACCACAATAAAAATATGCTTGTATCTACACAATATTATATCCAACTCCTTTGTGAAGTTTATCTCTGGTGATTTTGTCTCTTATGCGGAACAATGCTCCCATGTACTTTTACCATATAAATGTCCTTTTAATTCCTCTGAGGCTTTGTTTTAAACTGTCTCTTAAGCGATGTTCTCAGTAAAGGTATTAAACGAAATATATTGACCATCTTGGTTGTTTCATTGTCTTTATCTCCTGGCTCTATGCTGTAAATACCTTAATAAGTTTCATATGATGTCATGGGGATAATAACAGTTACTTGGGTCCCACGGGCTCCTAAGAATATTTGGTACTCTTTACAGTACATCAATTCACTGTACTTATCCAGGTACTGCCAGCTTTCTTTCCCCTTTACTGGTATTAAAGTTATGCAGTTTACATAGAGACAGTCAGTAACTGTAGAGGTAATTATTTGACTAGTTCATATATTCATGTTACCCCCACTCACTGGAATCATGCTGGGTGTTCAACTCCTCCAGGGCACTACCCTAATACTGTGTTACCAGAGAAAAGCACTATGAGTATAGAGTGGCTATTACCCGCTATGCTCTCTATATttgtaaactgctaccttaatagtcTATGGTCACCGCTTAGTGCTGCTGCTTCAATCCTAGTATAAGTTAAATGTTCCTCAGCTTATTACTGTCTGCTGTGCATAGTGTTAAGTAAGTGGTAGCTTTGTTTTTTTCACTTACATATCCACAGCACAACGGTACTGCTCtgagtgctcccccgactcctcctctgaTCAGCAACTGTCAGGCAGGCTCCGCCCCTCTACTGCTTATTGGGCCTCTGCTTCTGCTCTGCCTCTAGAGGGAAGGGTAAGCTATTTCTGCCGTTGGCGTCAGTGTTGCCATGGCGCCATGTTGTCACCTCCGATGGATCTAGCCGCGTACCGCCGCTCACCCGAACATCACCGTCGGCAAGACATCACAGCGGCGGCTCCTGGCGGGATCTCCGCTTCTCCACCTGACACCTCAGCGACAACAAGGTCAGTCAGCAGCAGCTTCCTGGCGCAATATCTATCTATCCCTTCCAATTGCCCTCTCTGGCTGCGCACCCCAAGCTACTCCTGCCGCCGCTGTAATGTTTACAGTGTTTCAGCTCTTAGCAGCGCTGGAGACCTGGGTGCGAGCACTGAGAGGGGGATCTGCAGTCTGCCTGACCGCCGGCGGGGAGCGTCTTTTATACGCTCTCCTCTTAACAGCGCGTGGGACCATTTCTTTGCACCCGGCCTCTTTTACCTGCGCGAGGTGACCACTATTCCTTTGCACACGGCCTCCTTTACCTGCGCGAGGTGACCCTGTTTGCACACGGTACCAACTACCTGGCAGCTATTATACTTAGCCTCATGCATATTTTGCACTCAGCCCGCAAATCACAGCACACACAGCTGTTTCCACTGTCTCCTCACCATTACACcacacctctcactcccttctgTATACTCcacatattaaatatattttatatttcttgtatattttatatataatatatatatataaatacaaatgaAAAATGAATTATAACTATGTTACATACAGGCATAAATAAAAGCACACATTGTCTATACAATTTATACACATTTTATCCTCTCTAATTCCATCTGTATACATATATTTACAATATTATACCTACATTACTTACCAATacatgaataaatataaatatataccatACACATAACATTTCATATATCAACAGCCTAATATTCATAttacaattcatattatgctgcacagtggtctccattatttaaattatgccacacagtagcgccacttacacacattacggcaggcagagccccattttacacattacagctggtaagtgtccccttttacacagtacagcaggtagattcccccttttacacattacggcaggcagatacatattatttatatatgtgtgtgcctTTATCACATATATATGATGGACCGGACAGTGGCTGTAATGGATACTGGGCAGTAGGTACTCTGGATAGACAGTGGTGGGTACTGTACAGTGACAGTGGTGGGTACTGGGCAGTGATGGATACTGGGCACCTAGAGGCAGGCAGAGCTGGAACTGCGTCAGTGGTCCGCGCAGAAACTGGGAGAGACCTGGGTACTCTCACCACCAGGTCCGGAATGCTATTGTCTCGTGAGACAATGCTCAAATCACCCCACTTCAGTCCCAATGGCTGATCTGCCCAATATCCCCAAGCTCCAGTGACTCCTGTCCTCCTTGGACTACACAGAGGAAGTGCTTCCCAACTAGCTCTGCGAACATGAGAACAGTAGATCCAGCAGGAGCAGgggtccgtacacacacacacaagtgtacaacatatatatatatatatatatatatatatacacacacatatatgcatacgtgtgtgtgtgtgtgtgtgtgtgtgtgtgtgtgtgtgtgtgtatatgtatgtgtgtgtgtgtgtatatatattagtgatgagcgggttcggtttctcggaacccccccaaacttcagcctttttacacgggtccgagccgtgctcggattctcccgtgtggctcgggtaaaccgagcgcgcccaaacgtcatcatcccgctgtcggattctcgcgagactcggattctatataagcagccgcgcatcgccgccattttcacacgtgcattgagattgatagggagaggacgtggctggcgtcctctccgttatagtagaaaagacccagagtgacttagttataattgtggggaggattggggacggggagcagctgttagggagtacactgcagggttttgattataatagtagtgaccaccagtttaatccgttggttctctgcctgaaaaaaacgctccaccatatctgtgctcagtgtgctgcactgctgcatgatatatctgtgctgagtgcactgctcacactgcctaattgtggggactggggagcagttatagcaggagtacagtgcacagttttgctgacagtgaccaccagtccagtatacgtttgtctgcctgaaaaacactcctgtggtggctttttttttcttcatactagtttagcagtctgctgacagtgtccaccaggtccgttattattatacagtatattatatatatatatatatatatatatagcagtacggtaggccacggctgtacctacctctgtgtcgtcagtcactcgtcctccataagtaatatacaggttgagtatcccttatccaaaatgcttgggaccagaggaattttggataactgatttttccgtattttggaataactgcataccataatgagatattatggtgatgggacctaaatctaaccacaggatgcatttatgttacaaatacaccttatacacccagcctgaaggtaattttagccaatattttttataactttgtgcattaaacaaattgtgtgtacattcacacaattcatttatgtttcatatacatcttttgcacacagcctgaaggtcatttaatacaatatttttaataactttgagtattaaataaagtttgtgtacattgagccatcaaaaaacaaaggtttcactatctcagtctcactcaaaaaagtccgtatttcggaatattccgtatttcagaatatttggatatgggatactcaacctgtaatactatactatccatccatctacattgtatacctgtggtggctttttttttttcttcatactagtttagcagtctgctgacagtgtccaccaggtccgttattattatacagtatattatatatatatatatatatatatatatagcagtacggtaggccacggctgtacctacctctgtgtcgtcactcgtcgtccataagtaatataatactatactatccatctacattgtataactgtggtggctttttttttcttcatactagtttagcagtctgctgacagtgtccaccaggtccgttattattatacagtatattatatatatatatatatatatatatatatatagcagtacggtaggccacggctgtacctacctctgtgtcgtcagtcactcgtcgtccataagtaatataatactatactatccatccatctacattgtatacctgtggtggctttttttttcttcatactagtttagcagtctgctgacagtgtccaccaggtccgttattattatacagtatattatatatatatatagcagtacggtaggccacggctgtacctacctctgtgtcgtcagtcactcgtcctccataagtaatataatactatactatcaatccatctacattgtataactgtggtggcttttttttttcttcatactagtttagcagtctgctgacagtgtccaccaggtccgttattattatacagtatattatatatatatagcagtacggtaggccacggctgtacctacctctgtgtcgtcagtcactcgtcctccataagtaatataatactatactatccatccatctacattgtatacctgtggtggctttttttttcttcatactagtttagcagtctgctgacagtgtccaccaggtccgttattattatacagtatattatatatatatatatatatatatatatataaagcagtacggtaggccacggctgtacctacctctgtgtcatcactcgtcgtccataagtaatataatactatactatccatccatctacattgtatacctgtggtggctttttttttcttcatactagtttagcagtctgctgacattgtccaccaggtccgttattattatacagtatattatatatatatatatatatatatatatagcagtacggtaggccacggctgtacctacctctgtgtcgtcactcgtcgtccataagtaatataatactatactatccatccatctacattgtatacctgtggtggctttttttttcttcatactagtttagcagtctgctgacagtgtccaccaggtccgttattattatacagtatattatatatatatagcagtacggtaggccacggctgtacctacctctgtgtcgtcagtcactcgtcctccataagtaatataatactatactatccatccatctacattgtatacgtgtggtggctttttttttcttcatactagtttagcagcaattgcctccagaaagtacacggggacctgagatggtggattccagtggggacaaattaataatctgtgaggagggggctgtacacagtgaaaggggtgatgaatcggacgatgatgatgaggtggacatcttgcctctgtagagccagtttgtgcaaggagagattgattgcttcttttttggtgggggcccaaaccaaccagtcatttcagtcacagtcgtgtggcagaccctgtcgctgaaatgatgggttcgttaaagtgtgcatgtcctgtttatacaacataagggtgggtgggagggcccaaggacaattccatcttgcacctcttttttctttcatttttctttgcgtcatgtgctgtttggggagtatttttttgaagggccatcctgcctgacactgcagtgccactcctagatgggccaggtgtttgtgtcggccacttgggtcgcttatcttagtcacacagctacctcattgcgcctctttttttctttgcgtcatgtgctgtttggggagtattttttggaagggccatcctgcgtgacactgcagtgccactcctagatgggccaggtgtttgtgtcggccacttgggtcgcttatcttagtcatccagcgaccttggtgcaaattttaggactaaaaataatattgtgaggtatgaggtgttgagaatagactggaaatgagtgtaaattatggttattgaggttaataatactatgggatcaaaatgacccccaaattctatgatttaagctgttttttagggttttttgaaaaaaacacccgaatccaaaacacacccgaatccgacaaaaaaaattcggtgaggttttgcaaaaacgcgttcgaacccaaaacacggccgcggaaccgaacccaaaacacaaaacccgaaaaatttccggtgcacatcactaatatatatatatatatatatacatacacacatatacagtagcatACTGACAAAAACACACATAGAATACATACAcgcagaaaacacacacacagcgtacattggccctcattcagagttgttcgctcgcaaggcgattttagcagtattgcacacgctaagccgccgcctactggcagtgaatcttagcttcttaaaattgcgaacgaaagattcgcaatattgcgattacacatctcgtagcagtttcagagtagcttcagacttactcggcatctgcgatcagttcagtgcttatcgttcctggtttgacgtcacaaacacacccagcgttcgcccagacactcctccgtttctccggccactcctgcgttttttccggaaacggtagcgttttttcccacacgcccataaaacggcctgtttccgcccagtaacacccatttcctgtcaatcacattacgatcgccggagcgaagaaaaagccgtgagtaaaaatactatcttcattgcaaaattacttggcgcagtcgcagtgcggacattacgcatgcgcactaagcggaaaatcactgcgatgcactgaaatttaccgagcgaacgactcggaatgagggccatagacagcaCACAAACACATGATGtacttataaacacacacacagcatacatacatatagcagactcacatactgtacatacagtagcatgcagccatacacacacaccatacttacacAAACATGcagcatacatgcacacagccgacacacacagtatacaaacaCACTGTTGACACATCCACAAACACATACAGTAACatagtatataatattatatacacacacctctttcacataaAAATGGAAAACAGACACTATGATTAATTCAAGTAAATAAGCCACCATAGCTTATCAGCTTATCATAGAGGCGGCTTATCATAgatgctgctcccccccccccccccttccccaggatACCGGGTTAGAGAGGGCTCACCTGGCAAGCATCATTTGTTAAAGCCCCCCCACTCCCCTTCTCCACCTGCAGAGTGAGTGACTCACGAGGCAATCACTGCCTGACCCGGCCAGCCCAGATCGAAAATGCCGGAGAGGAGCTTCCCTATCGTTAGTTGCTGTGTTGCTTCCCCCGCAAGAGACCAGACACTCTTATCGGGCGGCTCTTCCACAGTGTCTCCAGCACAGCGCAACGTTATTGTccataatatagtgtagtgtaatatagtgtagtataatgtactgtagtgtaggcacttacgtgacaACACGTTCTTGATGCACTTTCGCCAGCTCCTTTACAGAACACTTTACAGACAGAGAGGGGCGGGACTCGGGAGCGCAGCAGCACAGATGGGATAAACTGTCCATTGCTGCCGCTGACTATACACAGCAATCAACGGCAGAGGCTCCAGCTGGCGGAGCTCTGAGTTGCCGGCGGCAGGTACAGGGGAGCGGGAGGGCAGCAGTCAGCGGGAGGGATATGCGTCCACTctgggtgtatgtagaaggtgcgcccacagggcaagtgtgctgtgggcaatgcaccttctgcacacacctagttgcggctctgctctttagagatggttttgtagccttttccagcctgatgaaaagcaacaactcttcttctgaggtcctcagaaatctcctatgttcgtggcatgatacacttccacaaaaatgttttgtgaacttcagactttgatagatccctattcttttaaaaagacaggttgtccactcacacctgattgtcatcctaTAGTTTGGAAATACTTGACTCTAATTTCAACTTCAAAATATCTggtaagcctaaaggttcacatacttttgccactttcagatatgtgatattggatcagtttcctcaataaaaaatgagCACGGCTAATttgttttgtctcatttgtttgatttggttctctttatctacatttaggacttgtgtgaaaatctacaGTAGTTTTAGGCCATATTTCAGCAGAAttgtagaaaattctgaagggttcacaaacgttTAAGAACCactgtaaaggtgcccatacactaaaaATGATGATTTCtcattaacgatttcccttgaacttcctcgGCAGATCCCCAGCAGTCCTGGGCAAACTAGTGGACCGCGCATCGTtatcgttcacagacactgaacgatctgcactattatgaacgatttgttGTTCCGATCCATCGTAAATGACCAAATCGCTCATAATATTGTCTAGTATATGGGCACCTTAAGATTTTGCGAAAGTAACGAGATCTCGCACATGCACACTGGAGCAGGCCAAGGGAGACACACAGCACATCAGCGCTAGGCTGAAGCTGTGTGGGTACACTGGCAGTGATCATTGGAGGGGGGAGTGAAAAATCCCCCGTtaatatgggtgtggttcgttttatcgacagtgtctaggtcgacaatgtttaggtcgaccactataggtcgacagtcactaggtcgacatggatggaaggtcgacagggtttctaggtcgacatgtgctaggtcgacaggtctaaaggtcgacatgaggattttttttgtttttgtttttttggtgtcgttttcttcgtaaagtgaccaggatcccaaattagtgcacctcgtcccctcgcatggctcgcttcgctcgccatgcttcgggcatggtgccttcgctccgctaccgcttcgctcggcacactttaccgttccaatcgtagtccacgtggatcattaagtatgaaaaaatccccccccccaaaaaaatgtgaaaaactcatgtcgacctttagacctgtcgacctagcacatgtcgacctagaaaccctgtcgaccttccatccatgtcgacctagtgactgtcgacctatagtggtcgacctaaacattgtcgacctagacactgtcgatcttcagaccggatcccgttaataTATCTCGGCACTTCTGCTTCTTGCTTCGCTCCGCGgcccgtagcggctgcgtgtgatgtcacgcagccactgcggcccgcccccagttcagtccagccacgcctgcattggccgttctgcacccccccttcccccgtcccagcgaccgcctctgcctgtcaatcaggcagaggtgattgtagCAGCCCGACGACGCACTGACGCACtgcttgcgcagttctgacccgatcacaccgatgcgataaactgcagcatgtgatcaggtcagaatgatccccactgggcctaattcagagtacaAACAAAACagacagcatttaccctgcacagaaacaaaataacccacccaaatctaactctctctgcacgttatatttgccacacctgcagcaGGGACGTACAGTAAGGGGAGgcggtgcctcccctgtcattaatgattaaaataatacaaagaagatacattagacacatattctgtgccatatgtatctatatattattataatcattttagCCCATGTAATAAGTTTGGGAagcactgatagctagtgcctcccgtagccagtgggaacgggacaaagcagggggcggggccatgcgctgggctgtaAAAGACGATTACAAAAGGAGTGAAatacggcacttatacaagtgcctcgctggcagggaaagcacgctcctgctagcgaggcaccagtgattggacagcggcgcctgtcacacacaggcagagccggaagacacagtgcagcagcagcggtaacatggaggaggtggggGAGAGCAGAAGACAGGAGTGCACCAGCAGCgggacagggaggaggggggtgagCGGAACGGCAGATCTGTCCA
Proteins encoded in this region:
- the LOC135057400 gene encoding paraneoplastic antigen Ma1 homolog, which translates into the protein MQKEKNPKKCIAIGGNFSEFSDEEVIRTIIDKLYGVKRPKIVDKWREEIAILIETERELDPCMIPIMIMANEEIGRRWYIIWPKRKDEEASNAHISTSRDTPERENAHSNTQGNGANVDGSQFETMVDRVVTQLERWHYEGSYRRLRIFSGTVPVPLGEETYESWKEAAVQQAEEWQCPDQIKRQRVVESLRGPAMGIIQAARRSNPQATLETYFEALDYAYGTLEDVRDLTSRLHHTFQEPGEKLSTYLIRLDKLLYKIVEKGGITRDEVDRSRMKQLLRGALTTDSVAQKFRCSGTREPTLTFNELLKEIKQEEVLIEMREKNHKKS